A stretch of Desulfobacter hydrogenophilus DNA encodes these proteins:
- a CDS encoding FAD-dependent oxidoreductase, whose translation MVSQVKGSVLVAGGGIAGIQAALDAADSGFYVYLVEKTAGIGGAMSQLDKTFPTNDCAMUIISPKLVECGRHLNIEILTLSEITDVSGELGNFTVKVKKNPRFVDEEKCIACGLCAEKCPKKVDDEYNAGLNKRKAAYIKYGQTVPLKYAIDPDNCIYLTKGKCGICAKVCPAGAINHDMKAEILELDVGALILAPGFEAFSPKGIDYYGYDTNKDVVTSLEYERMLSASGPWEGHLKKASNNEEPKKIAWIQCVGSRNINCGDNGYCSSVCCMYAIKQAVMTRSHMTDGDGEQTIFYMDIRSHGKEYERYYEKARQTGVSFVRSRPHTLLKGPQGHGVSMLWVDETGKNHESFFDLVILSVGLTNPESTKNLANACRIELDQYGFAKTSSFSPSVSSRPGIFVTGSFQSPKAIPQSVAVASTAAARAKAVLASARNTQTIEKKFVDEFDISGQEKRIGVFVCACGTNIAAVVDVNAVSEYAATLPHVVHVGNNMFTCSADTQDLIAETIKKEKLNAVVIAACTPRTHEPLFQETLQNTGLNKYMVEMANIRNMNAWVHPHEPEKATQKAKTQVKMAVAKVTQNFPLTDIKVNITPKALIIGGGLSGLSAAKNMADQGYDTILVEKQKQLGGQTNALGFTWKNEDIQAALKVLIQDVENHERIQVMTGTTLTRVSGFVGSFTGELTTGEQTSDIEFGACIIASGAHETRPSQYLYNEDPRVMTLMDFSAKTQKSPEYPGSLDSVVFIQCVGSRDENHPYCSRVCCTHSIQKAVRLKKEKPEINIFILYRDIRTYADKEELYREARNLGVIFIRYSRDKKPSVSNENGELTVNAFDPVLQMPVSISADAIFLATAIEPNNTAPFVDLFKCSSNADGFLMEAHPKLRPVDSTVDGVFLAGMCHYPKPIDEAIAQGRAAASRASVILSQKILKLDAIKSCVTHNCDGCALCVDICPFNAISLVSFTSQDGHRHQRVQIQEALCKGCGLCAATCPKEGVQVNGFTNGQLRAQVDAILNA comes from the coding sequence ATGGTTAGTCAAGTAAAGGGCTCTGTACTTGTTGCAGGGGGAGGCATTGCCGGAATTCAGGCCGCACTGGATGCAGCTGATTCCGGATTTTACGTGTATCTTGTTGAGAAAACCGCCGGCATAGGAGGGGCCATGTCACAATTGGACAAAACCTTCCCCACAAACGACTGTGCCATGTGAATTATTTCACCCAAATTGGTTGAGTGCGGTCGGCACTTGAATATTGAAATTTTAACGCTGTCGGAAATTACGGACGTATCCGGCGAGCTTGGCAATTTTACGGTTAAGGTAAAAAAGAATCCCAGGTTTGTGGATGAAGAAAAATGTATTGCCTGTGGTCTTTGCGCTGAAAAATGCCCTAAAAAAGTAGATGATGAATACAATGCAGGTCTAAACAAAAGAAAAGCCGCCTATATTAAGTACGGACAGACCGTTCCTTTGAAATATGCCATTGATCCGGACAACTGTATCTATCTAACTAAAGGCAAATGCGGGATCTGCGCAAAGGTCTGCCCCGCCGGGGCCATCAACCACGATATGAAGGCAGAAATTCTTGAACTTGATGTCGGTGCTCTGATTCTGGCACCGGGGTTCGAGGCTTTTTCCCCGAAAGGCATTGACTATTACGGGTATGACACAAATAAAGATGTGGTCACAAGTCTTGAATATGAACGTATGCTCTCCGCCTCAGGTCCATGGGAAGGTCATCTTAAAAAAGCATCAAACAACGAAGAACCTAAAAAGATTGCCTGGATTCAGTGCGTGGGATCCAGAAACATCAATTGTGGCGACAATGGATACTGCTCGAGCGTCTGCTGCATGTATGCCATCAAACAGGCGGTAATGACCCGGTCCCACATGACCGATGGAGACGGTGAACAAACCATTTTTTACATGGATATCCGCTCCCATGGCAAGGAATACGAGCGCTACTACGAAAAAGCCCGGCAGACGGGTGTATCCTTTGTCAGATCCCGTCCCCATACCTTGCTTAAAGGTCCGCAAGGACACGGCGTCAGCATGCTGTGGGTGGATGAAACCGGGAAAAATCATGAATCGTTTTTTGATCTTGTGATTTTATCCGTTGGGCTTACGAATCCTGAAAGCACGAAAAATCTGGCCAATGCCTGCCGCATTGAACTGGATCAATACGGATTTGCGAAAACCAGCAGCTTTTCCCCTTCTGTAAGCAGCCGTCCGGGCATTTTTGTCACCGGCAGTTTCCAAAGTCCCAAGGCCATTCCCCAGTCCGTGGCCGTGGCCTCTACGGCAGCAGCCCGGGCCAAGGCAGTGCTGGCATCGGCAAGAAACACCCAGACCATCGAGAAAAAATTTGTCGATGAATTTGATATTTCAGGCCAGGAGAAACGCATCGGTGTATTTGTCTGCGCCTGCGGCACCAATATCGCGGCGGTGGTGGACGTCAATGCCGTATCCGAATATGCAGCCACCCTACCCCATGTGGTGCATGTGGGAAACAATATGTTCACTTGCTCCGCGGATACCCAGGACCTAATCGCCGAAACCATTAAAAAAGAAAAACTTAATGCTGTGGTGATTGCTGCCTGCACCCCGAGAACCCATGAACCGTTGTTCCAGGAAACTTTACAGAATACGGGCCTAAACAAATACATGGTGGAGATGGCCAATATCCGAAACATGAATGCCTGGGTTCACCCGCATGAACCGGAAAAGGCAACGCAAAAAGCCAAGACCCAGGTAAAAATGGCTGTTGCAAAGGTAACCCAAAATTTTCCGCTCACGGACATTAAAGTCAACATCACGCCTAAGGCACTGATCATCGGCGGCGGCCTTTCGGGTTTAAGTGCGGCCAAAAATATGGCCGACCAAGGATATGACACCATTCTCGTTGAAAAACAAAAACAGCTGGGCGGTCAGACCAATGCGCTGGGATTCACCTGGAAAAACGAAGATATCCAGGCAGCCTTAAAGGTGTTAATTCAGGATGTTGAAAATCACGAACGCATCCAGGTCATGACCGGCACGACACTTACCCGGGTATCCGGGTTTGTGGGCAGTTTTACCGGAGAACTGACAACAGGTGAACAGACCAGTGACATTGAGTTCGGTGCCTGCATCATTGCCAGCGGCGCCCATGAAACCCGTCCAAGCCAATATCTTTATAATGAAGATCCCAGAGTTATGACGCTGATGGATTTCAGTGCCAAGACCCAAAAAAGTCCAGAATACCCCGGCAGTCTGGATTCCGTAGTTTTCATCCAGTGTGTGGGATCAAGGGATGAGAATCACCCATACTGCTCACGGGTGTGCTGCACCCACTCCATCCAAAAAGCCGTGCGTCTGAAAAAAGAGAAGCCGGAAATAAATATTTTTATCCTTTACCGGGACATTCGCACCTATGCAGACAAGGAGGAGCTCTATCGGGAAGCCCGGAATCTTGGGGTCATTTTTATCCGGTACAGCCGGGACAAAAAGCCATCTGTCTCCAACGAAAACGGCGAACTCACAGTGAATGCATTTGACCCGGTATTGCAGATGCCGGTAAGCATTTCGGCTGATGCAATTTTTCTTGCAACGGCCATAGAACCCAACAACACGGCCCCTTTTGTGGACCTGTTTAAATGTTCATCCAATGCCGATGGTTTTCTCATGGAAGCCCATCCCAAGCTTCGACCGGTTGATTCAACCGTGGACGGGGTATTTCTTGCAGGCATGTGCCACTACCCCAAACCCATAGACGAAGCCATTGCCCAGGGCCGCGCT